In Leuconostoc kimchii IMSNU 11154, one genomic interval encodes:
- a CDS encoding DHH family phosphoesterase — protein MATIEVQLFEQIKRYDTIIIHRHQRPDPDAFGSQLGLKAILEASFPEKRIYAVGKAVPGLAWMSEDSSFMDDIPDKTYRNALVIMVDTANAPRIDDQRWSNGLETIKIDHHPNDDPYGDWQWVKEGHSATSTMIFEFYEALKDQGLVMTDKAARLLYIGIVGDTGRFMYSMDQETFRVVSELFGYHFDYEAVHHSMETISESAAKLSGYVLQNLTILPSGFAYLILTKALVQQFDLRESGTAFVVPLPAKIDKVKAWAIFEEQDEGNYRVRLRSRTITINKIANQFEGGGHPMASGAWAQTSHDVDRLIKTVDEALITQYDSKETSSKNN, from the coding sequence ATGGCAACAATTGAAGTGCAACTATTTGAACAAATTAAACGATATGACACAATTATTATTCATCGTCACCAAAGACCAGATCCAGATGCATTCGGATCACAACTAGGATTAAAGGCTATATTAGAGGCAAGTTTTCCAGAAAAACGTATTTATGCCGTTGGTAAAGCAGTTCCAGGGTTAGCATGGATGAGCGAAGATAGTTCGTTCATGGATGACATTCCTGATAAAACATACCGTAATGCCTTAGTTATTATGGTAGATACGGCAAATGCGCCACGTATTGACGACCAACGATGGTCTAATGGATTGGAAACAATTAAGATTGACCATCATCCTAATGATGATCCTTATGGTGATTGGCAGTGGGTTAAGGAAGGTCACTCCGCAACAAGCACCATGATTTTCGAGTTTTATGAAGCACTCAAGGATCAAGGGCTTGTTATGACAGATAAGGCAGCACGTTTATTGTACATTGGCATTGTTGGCGATACTGGTCGGTTTATGTATAGTATGGATCAGGAAACTTTCCGTGTTGTTTCGGAACTGTTTGGGTATCATTTTGATTATGAAGCTGTTCACCATAGCATGGAAACCATTTCTGAAAGTGCTGCCAAACTATCCGGCTATGTCTTACAAAACCTTACAATTTTGCCTTCTGGATTTGCTTATCTTATACTAACTAAGGCGCTAGTCCAACAATTTGATTTGCGTGAATCAGGGACAGCATTTGTCGTTCCGTTACCGGCTAAAATTGATAAAGTCAAAGCTTGGGCCATTTTTGAGGAACAAGACGAGGGAAATTACCGTGTTCGGTTACGTTCGCGGACGATTACCATTAATAAAATAGCGAACCAATTTGAGGGTGGTGGACACCCAATGGCTTCTGGTGCTTGGGCACAAACCTCACATGATGTTGACCGTTTAATCAAAACAGTGGATGAGGCATTGATTACGCAGTATGATAGCAAAGAAACCAGCTCAAAAAATAATTGA
- a CDS encoding DEAD/DEAH box helicase, whose protein sequence is MAEIANQFGQFNLSPEIITALTAIGFTKPTPVQAKLIPSILKGNDVVGQSQTGSGKTHTFLIPIFNQLEQNKAYAQAVITTPSRELAAQITKAAKDFSEQWHQDAIISEFVGGTDKLRQIKQLEKGQPQIVIGTPGRIKDLVASGALKLHAVKTFVVDEADMTLDMGFLNEVDFIAGVMPANLQTLVFSATMPEKLKPFLKKYLDNPQFEAIPVSTVIADTIDNWLLATKSKDKNDVIYQVLTIGNPYLALVFANTKDRAKEIVSNLRGRGLKVAEIHGDIEPRERRRVMKAIQNLEYQYVVATDLAARGIDITGVSHVINDDIPEELEFFVHRVGRTGRNGLPGLAITLYGPDEENEVEELEALGINFKAKQIKDNEIVDIKDRRARKQRVATTRKLDPTMVGMVKKKKKIVKPGYKRRIKKALQRKDQMDRRISKREDMRAIRKENKKRGDNQ, encoded by the coding sequence ATGGCAGAAATTGCAAACCAATTTGGACAATTTAATTTAAGTCCTGAAATTATTACCGCTTTGACAGCCATTGGCTTTACAAAGCCAACGCCTGTTCAGGCAAAACTTATCCCTAGTATTCTGAAGGGTAATGATGTTGTTGGACAATCACAAACTGGATCAGGAAAAACACACACTTTTTTGATTCCGATATTTAATCAATTAGAACAAAACAAAGCATATGCTCAAGCTGTTATAACAACGCCATCACGTGAATTAGCTGCACAAATTACAAAAGCAGCCAAAGATTTTTCAGAACAGTGGCATCAAGATGCTATTATTTCTGAATTTGTAGGCGGGACCGATAAATTACGTCAAATTAAGCAGCTTGAAAAAGGGCAACCACAAATTGTGATTGGTACACCGGGTCGTATTAAAGATCTAGTTGCTTCGGGTGCTCTAAAATTGCACGCCGTAAAGACTTTTGTCGTTGATGAAGCTGATATGACGTTAGACATGGGATTCTTGAACGAAGTAGATTTTATTGCTGGTGTGATGCCAGCAAATTTGCAAACCCTAGTCTTTAGTGCCACGATGCCCGAAAAATTGAAACCATTTCTAAAAAAATATTTAGATAATCCACAATTTGAAGCAATTCCTGTATCAACGGTCATTGCGGATACAATTGATAACTGGTTGTTAGCAACGAAATCTAAAGATAAAAACGATGTGATCTATCAAGTATTAACAATAGGGAACCCTTATTTAGCCTTAGTTTTTGCTAATACAAAAGATAGAGCAAAAGAAATTGTTTCTAACCTACGTGGTCGCGGTTTAAAAGTTGCAGAAATTCATGGTGATATTGAACCACGAGAACGACGTCGTGTGATGAAAGCTATTCAGAATTTGGAATATCAATATGTTGTGGCAACTGATTTAGCAGCTCGAGGTATTGATATTACTGGTGTATCACATGTAATTAATGATGATATTCCAGAAGAATTAGAGTTTTTTGTCCATCGTGTTGGCCGAACAGGCCGTAATGGGTTACCTGGTCTGGCGATTACACTGTATGGTCCAGATGAAGAAAATGAAGTTGAAGAATTAGAAGCTTTGGGTATTAATTTTAAAGCTAAGCAGATTAAAGATAACGAAATTGTAGATATTAAGGATCGGCGTGCTCGTAAACAACGTGTAGCGACGACTCGGAAACTTGATCCGACAATGGTAGGTATGGTTAAAAAGAAGAAGAAAATTGTGAAGCCAGGCTATAAACGTCGTATCAAAAAGGCACTTCAGCGTAAGGATCAAATGGATCGACGGATTTCAAAACGAGAAGATATGCGTGCAATACGCAAAGAAAATAAAAAACGTGGTGATAATCAATAA
- a CDS encoding alpha/beta hydrolase, translating into MKNKIILSLSVILMILLGLYSHHWVAQTSTNQAKIQNSRMTPVIFIPGSSATINRFDNLLTTINTSGPTHSILKVQVNTDGKLVYSGSINNNDRQPFIVIGFQNNEDGYNNIKKQTQWLTSALYSLQERYHFRTFAAIGHSNGGLIWTDFFENYYDSDSFSVPTLMTLGTPFNFSESSLQRRTEMLKDFIQNNKKLPTNLSMYSIAGTEDYSDDGIVPIQSVIAGRYIYQKQIKDYTQITVSGDNAQHSNLPDNPEVVKLIQTNIIKPLSQTGRR; encoded by the coding sequence ATGAAAAATAAAATCATTTTAAGTTTGAGTGTTATACTCATGATACTATTGGGACTTTACAGTCACCATTGGGTTGCACAAACAAGTACAAATCAAGCTAAAATTCAAAATTCTCGTATGACGCCAGTCATTTTCATTCCTGGTTCTAGTGCAACAATTAATCGATTTGATAATTTATTAACAACAATTAACACATCCGGACCAACACATAGTATTTTAAAAGTTCAAGTTAATACTGATGGTAAGTTAGTTTACAGCGGAAGTATTAATAATAATGATCGACAACCTTTCATTGTTATAGGTTTTCAAAATAATGAAGATGGTTATAACAATATCAAAAAACAGACCCAGTGGTTAACCAGTGCGCTTTATTCTCTACAAGAACGTTATCATTTTCGCACGTTTGCCGCAATTGGTCATTCAAATGGTGGTTTAATTTGGACAGATTTTTTTGAAAATTATTATGATAGTGACAGTTTCTCAGTCCCAACACTCATGACGTTAGGCACACCTTTTAATTTTTCTGAGTCCTCTTTACAACGACGTACTGAGATGTTAAAGGACTTCATTCAAAATAACAAAAAATTACCAACTAATTTATCAATGTACTCCATTGCAGGAACTGAAGATTACTCTGACGACGGTATTGTCCCCATTCAAAGTGTCATTGCCGGAAGATATATTTATCAGAAGCAAATAAAAGATTATACTCAAATTACTGTTTCTGGAGATAATGCGCAGCATTCAAATTTGCCAGATAACCCTGAAGTTGTCAAGCTCATTCAAACAAACATCATTAAGCCTCTATCACAAACTGGCAGGCGTTAA